The DNA window ACCTCACAAAGCTGATCCGCGACACGGTGATGCCGCCCGTGGCGCTGTCACTGAAGGGTTTTGACGAGATCGCGGCAGCGTCTGAACGACTCAATTTTCCGGCGATCTTTCACAATGCGGCACCCACCGCGGCGACGCTGCTGAAGCTTGCGGAGACATATCCGAAGGCCCGCATCATCGCTGGGCATTCGAACCACCCGATGTTCCTTCCCGAAGAGGCAGTGCGTTTCGGGCTGCAACTGAGGGAGCGCGGCGTCGCCATCGACGTCTCGACGCTCGATTGCATCGAAACCCGCTGGCGCAATGACACCGCAAATATCGATGCTCTGGTCGAAGCGGGGCTCGTCGATACCCTATCGACAGACTTTGCCGGCGGAGACTGGGATAGTATTCTGTCGGCCATCCAGCGAATGGTGCGCAAGAGCCAGCTTTTGCTGCCGGCCGCAATCGCGCTTGCGACCGGCAACGTCTCGAAAACACTCCCGGAGCTTGCAGCCGATCGTGGCTTGCTGGAAACGGGTAAACGCGCCGACGTGGTCATCGTTGAGAACCACAATCTCGGTCGAGTCCGCCATGTCGTGGCAAACGGAGAGCTGGTGGTGTTCAACGCGGCGATGGGGGTTGGGGATTTGCACGCTTACGCCATGGCAGCGGGCCGTTAACGGGGCGTTGGACGCCGACCTCGGCGCCTTTGACCGCTTGCGCAATTGGGTGTCAACCGCCGAGGGCAATGCCCGTCATTGCGTCAGTTTCATCTGACGACAAGGATAGTGGTCGGCATCGGCTCGATGCCGTGTCCTAGCCTGGCGAACGCAGATGCCGCAGAAGTGGGTCCAGCTCTCCAGCCGCGAGGCCGAGGACGCCATCGATGATCGCCCCCTGCTTGGAAGGCGACAGGACATGCCGCGTGACGCGCAAAAACTTTTCTTCGATCGCCCGCCAGTCCATCGGACGCTGGGGATCGCCGGACGGGCCATCCAGTGCCGAGACGTATTTGTGCCGCCGTGTCTCGACAGTCACCTTCGCCAGAGTCTCGGCGGGAAAGAGCGCGTCGATCTCAAGATTGACGGTGATCCTCACCTGACGCGCGAGGTGAGTGAGGTCCGGCCGATTGAGAAGGCTCTCGCTGACGGGAGCAAGGGCGCCGCGGCCCTCGATCGCGGCAATGGCGACGCAATAGGGAAGACTATATTGAATGTCGACAAGGTTCGCGGGCGAAAGCAGGTTGCCGAGCTTGAGCGCCCAGCCGAAAGTCTCTACCTCCACCGAGACAATGTCCGCGGCCCTCAGTTCGTGAGCCTTCACAAGATCGAAGAGGCGATCGAGCGCCGGGTGTATATAGCGGCAACAGGCATAGGGCTTGAAATAAGTGCCGCAAATTTCAAAACGCTGCCCCAGTCCTTCCAGTATCCTCTGCCGGTCGTAATAGCCGGGATGATCGAGGAGATCTTCCGGCCCGGTATAGCCGTTGCGGGCGAGGTCGAGCGCCATAAGACCGGTGGCGGCACTCCAGGGAATCCCTTCCTTGACGTCATTGCCCGTGAGCCGGGAGTAGCCTGAACTTCCATTGGCCTGTTGATTGGGGGCAAGCACGCCGGCGATCGAAAGCGCCTGCGCGATCAAGGCCGGCTCGACCTTGAAGAGTGACGCCGCTGCCGCAACCGCGGCCAATGCGGCCCACCGTCCCGACTGCCGGGTCTGAATCCCTTCGGCATTTTGGGCCGCGGCCACTCTGACGCCGACATCATAACCCGAAACGATTGCCGACAGGACATCATCGGCTGAGACGCCGGCAAACGGCGCCAAGGTCAAGACGGTGGGAACGACACAGGCGCCCGGATGTCCGCGCGCTGCGCGATGTCCGTCGTCCAGGTCGAGCGCAGAGGCCGCGGTCGCGTTGGCGATCACGGCTGCGATGGGCATCACGGTCCGATCCGTCATCCAAATGGCCGCCTCGCCTTTGCCGAAGAGGGCGGTAGCGCTATTACGGGCCGCACGACTGCACTGAAGCGCAGCACCAGCAACCGCCGCCCCGATAAGATCGAGAATGCAACGCAAGGCGGTATCACGGGTGCTGACCGGGGGCGGAGCTGAGGAGAGCGAATGGACGTGCTCGGCGAGGAGGTGCGTGGTGTACATGGGATCTGTCGGCGTCTTCATAAGCTCAGACAGCCCTTCAGGTGTTTTCCTGCGTGCGAGCGAGATATTTTTCATAGGTCGCTTGCACGGCATAAAGGTCGAGCATCGGCAGGCCGACGCAGGTTACGCAAACCGGCGTGTCCGCCTCCCGGACCCAGTCGTTCGGCGCGGAGAGCTCCCTCACGCCAAGCAACGGACCGATCTCCTCCAGAGAAAGCCCTTTTCGGGAGAAGTGGAGGGCAATGCTTTGCGAGTTCCTGCGCGAGACCGTCTTGATGTCGTCACAGACGACGGTCCCGCTTTTCAAGGCTCGCTGCAGATAGGCTTCGGGCACTTCGTCTCCGCCAAGATGAAGCGTCACAGCCCCCCTGTTTAACTCCTCGTCCTCAAACAGCGGCTGGCGGGCATTCGTGGCGGTGATCAGCAGGGCGCATTCCTTCAGTCTTTGGTTGTCGGTTACGGCATGAAGCCGAAACGACGTCCGGTCAGCGAAGTCCGACAGCAGTCTTTCCACGCCTTCAATCGATCGGCTGCGGATGAAGATGTCTCCGATCAGGTCGGAACAGGCGAAATCAAGGCACTCGACCACACTTCGGGCGACGGGTCCCGATCCGAAAATGAAGCCCGACACAGGTACCCGGCAGCGAACAAACAGCTCAGCCACTTTCGACGCATAGGTGCCGGTTCTCAGAGCGGAAATCCCCGTCCCGTCGAGTATCGCCAAGGGCCGAAGCGTCCGTTTTTCCAAAAGGACGAAGGTCGACGTCGAGCGAGGCAGGCCAAGATGCCGATTGAAGGCGTTTGCGCCGATGATCTTGACGCCGCCATGGGTCGGATTGACGCAATAGAGAGCCGACAATTTCCAGCCGAGGCGCTCGTCGACGAAGTCACGCCTGAACGGGGCGACGCTCTGCCGCTGCCAGAACTCCTCCTCTGGAAGCGAGAGGACGGCCTTTCCTCCGACAGTCCTCCCGCTTTTGATATCCGCCCAGGCGGCATCCGTGGCTGCATGGATTTCCGCGATCGTGAGTTCCGCGCCGGCCGACTGCAGGTCCTGGCGGGTCAGAAAGCGGACATTGCAGTCCGTGGCATTGTCGAACATGGTCTCCTCCAACGACAAGACGTCGTTCCTCGAGGCGGAACCTAGCACCTGCCTGCGAACCGCTAGATCAAGCTTTGATGAAGCTTCAGCATCGTCGATAAAGAGAAGGCAAAGTTTCGGCGACGTTGGAGGCACGTCCGCCGGAACCGGTCGGCCGGAATTTTGCGCGCCAGCGCCGCA is part of the Rhizobium leguminosarum bv. trifolii WSM1325 genome and encodes:
- a CDS encoding MmgE/PrpD family protein (PFAM: MmgE/PrpD family protein~KEGG: mlo:mll9010 hypothetical protein); this translates as MKTPTDPMYTTHLLAEHVHSLSSAPPPVSTRDTALRCILDLIGAAVAGAALQCSRAARNSATALFGKGEAAIWMTDRTVMPIAAVIANATAASALDLDDGHRAARGHPGACVVPTVLTLAPFAGVSADDVLSAIVSGYDVGVRVAAAQNAEGIQTRQSGRWAALAAVAAAASLFKVEPALIAQALSIAGVLAPNQQANGSSGYSRLTGNDVKEGIPWSAATGLMALDLARNGYTGPEDLLDHPGYYDRQRILEGLGQRFEICGTYFKPYACCRYIHPALDRLFDLVKAHELRAADIVSVEVETFGWALKLGNLLSPANLVDIQYSLPYCVAIAAIEGRGALAPVSESLLNRPDLTHLARQVRITVNLEIDALFPAETLAKVTVETRRHKYVSALDGPSGDPQRPMDWRAIEEKFLRVTRHVLSPSKQGAIIDGVLGLAAGELDPLLRHLRSPG
- a CDS encoding ornithine cyclodeaminase/mu-crystallin (PFAM: ornithine cyclodeaminase/mu-crystallin~KEGG: mxa:MXAN_7463 putative ornithine cyclodeaminase) — encoded protein: MFDNATDCNVRFLTRQDLQSAGAELTIAEIHAATDAAWADIKSGRTVGGKAVLSLPEEEFWQRQSVAPFRRDFVDERLGWKLSALYCVNPTHGGVKIIGANAFNRHLGLPRSTSTFVLLEKRTLRPLAILDGTGISALRTGTYASKVAELFVRCRVPVSGFIFGSGPVARSVVECLDFACSDLIGDIFIRSRSIEGVERLLSDFADRTSFRLHAVTDNQRLKECALLITATNARQPLFEDEELNRGAVTLHLGGDEVPEAYLQRALKSGTVVCDDIKTVSRRNSQSIALHFSRKGLSLEEIGPLLGVRELSAPNDWVREADTPVCVTCVGLPMLDLYAVQATYEKYLARTQENT